In one Butyrivibrio proteoclasticus B316 genomic region, the following are encoded:
- a CDS encoding YczE/YyaS/YitT family protein yields the protein MLDSLQKWFKDYLTQKDFKKRLIIMNIGVFFMGFFLSFLIKVNLGTDPCTFMNLTISRFLGISFGNWQLLLNSVLFIIVILFGRKFIGFGTIANMVFIGYIADFFCWLWEKTIPEHYFTDMPSRAVIFALALFLFIISVSFYINANMGVSPYDAIPQILSVRVLKKVPFAMIRIAYDFLVIILGVLFGGIPNIGIVLMALFLGPIITIVGKFLGKHVFGM from the coding sequence ATGTTAGACTCACTCCAAAAATGGTTTAAAGACTATCTTACACAGAAGGATTTCAAAAAGCGCCTTATCATCATGAATATCGGTGTTTTCTTTATGGGATTCTTTTTATCATTTCTCATCAAGGTTAATCTTGGCACAGATCCATGTACCTTTATGAACCTCACTATATCCAGATTCCTTGGCATCAGCTTTGGTAACTGGCAGCTGCTTCTTAATTCTGTGCTGTTTATAATTGTTATTCTCTTTGGCCGAAAATTTATCGGCTTTGGAACAATTGCCAACATGGTTTTTATAGGTTACATAGCAGATTTCTTCTGCTGGCTTTGGGAAAAGACAATACCAGAGCACTACTTTACTGATATGCCCTCAAGAGCTGTCATCTTCGCACTGGCTCTTTTTCTCTTCATCATATCAGTTTCCTTCTATATCAACGCAAATATGGGAGTTTCACCCTACGATGCAATTCCACAGATATTATCTGTGCGTGTACTCAAAAAGGTCCCCTTCGCAATGATCCGTATAGCTTACGATTTCCTTGTGATCATCCTGGGAGTCCTCTTTGGAGGCATTCCAAACATCGGCATCGTTCTCATGGCACTCTTCCTTGGCCCAATCATCACCATTGTAGGTAAATTCCTCGGAAAACACGTCTTCGGAATGTGA